In Gemmatimonadota bacterium, the following proteins share a genomic window:
- a CDS encoding helix-turn-helix domain-containing protein yields the protein MNLHARLASALEQIPVGSLVPRDWIAGILEETGESRDVDLTVAEAGSILGRAPSTIRTWAGQGRLVGAYRLAGREWRIPRAALRSLRDAADLGSEDPSDPSDLSEYRRRIRTGGKG from the coding sequence GTGAATCTCCACGCCCGACTCGCGTCCGCACTAGAGCAGATCCCGGTGGGCTCTCTGGTCCCTCGCGATTGGATCGCCGGCATCCTCGAGGAGACTGGAGAGTCCCGAGACGTGGATCTGACCGTCGCCGAGGCCGGGAGCATTCTCGGCCGCGCGCCGTCCACGATCCGCACGTGGGCCGGCCAGGGCCGACTCGTGGGAGCGTACCGTCTGGCCGGCCGCGAATGGCGAATCCCGAGGGCGGCGCTCCGGTCCTTGCGGGACGCTGCCGACCTCGGGTCCGAGGATCCGAGCGACCCGTCGGACCTCAGTGAATATCGCCGGCGCATCCGGACGGGAGGGAAGGGTTGA
- a CDS encoding DUF1778 domain-containing protein, which yields MRRGRIPVPSRARRSPIPVRLSDAERALIEAAAARRPDHLSSYMREAALDAARRDLGA from the coding sequence GTGAGGAGAGGTCGCATCCCGGTCCCGAGTCGCGCCCGCCGATCCCCGATCCCAGTCCGCTTGTCGGACGCGGAGCGGGCCCTGATCGAGGCCGCAGCCGCGCGGCGGCCCGACCACCTTTCGTCCTACATGCGAGAGGCCGCCCTCGACGCCGCCCGCCGGGACCTGGGCGCGTAG
- a CDS encoding site-specific integrase — translation MTRKTRLYTKRGRFYGDFRDLGGGLEALKPKGERIATTDPDVAAKIASDRVTELEAAKKDRDSGAKARALGIERPKGAGLKWYAALHLNQKEEDEEVVASWLKQTERHLQTAVDYFGAATEIASLTPLDMGGFVKHLRGLSNKRGGTLSDTTVRKHLNSLSNLYRRGVSDGYVTVNPVADMYSKPTENKVEADFLSAKEAAVLLEAARTYRAPVEPERQDHGGAISAKPNPHLYPILATFLLTGARKSEVLGLEVDDVSLRLGRIFIRSNKWRRLKTKGSTREVPLWPQLRTILEAYFLERAQDGATGDLLFPSNRGQTEGMIRDLRKALDKIGERAGFPAGHVRLHMLRHTYTAARIQTLDRGAPVSLYTVARELGHSSQSMIEERYGHLHGRAVDGGSAEVEFRIEHHRESADATLEEATVGAR, via the coding sequence ATGACTCGTAAGACCCGACTCTACACGAAGCGAGGACGCTTCTACGGCGACTTCCGGGATCTCGGCGGGGGCCTGGAGGCCCTGAAACCGAAGGGAGAGCGGATCGCGACGACGGATCCGGACGTCGCGGCGAAGATCGCGTCCGACCGAGTGACCGAGCTCGAGGCGGCGAAGAAGGATCGGGACTCCGGTGCGAAGGCACGCGCGCTCGGGATCGAGCGACCGAAAGGGGCCGGCCTCAAGTGGTACGCGGCCCTCCACCTCAATCAGAAGGAGGAGGACGAAGAAGTCGTCGCCTCGTGGCTCAAGCAGACCGAGCGCCACCTCCAGACCGCCGTCGACTATTTCGGAGCCGCCACCGAGATCGCTTCCCTCACTCCGCTCGACATGGGCGGTTTCGTGAAGCACCTGAGGGGGCTCTCGAACAAACGAGGCGGCACGCTCTCCGACACGACGGTCCGAAAGCACCTGAACTCACTCTCGAACCTCTACCGGCGCGGAGTCTCGGACGGATACGTGACCGTGAACCCGGTGGCGGACATGTACTCGAAGCCCACAGAGAACAAGGTCGAGGCCGACTTCCTCTCCGCGAAAGAGGCGGCGGTCCTTCTCGAAGCGGCGAGGACGTACCGCGCTCCAGTTGAACCCGAAAGGCAGGATCACGGAGGTGCCATCTCAGCGAAGCCGAACCCGCACCTCTACCCGATTCTCGCGACGTTTCTTCTCACGGGCGCCCGGAAGTCGGAGGTGCTCGGTCTCGAGGTGGACGACGTGAGCCTCAGGCTCGGGAGAATCTTCATCCGATCCAACAAGTGGCGGCGGCTCAAGACGAAAGGGTCGACCCGCGAGGTCCCGCTCTGGCCCCAACTCCGCACGATCCTCGAGGCGTACTTCCTCGAGCGGGCCCAGGACGGCGCGACGGGCGATCTGCTCTTCCCGTCGAACAGGGGACAGACTGAGGGAATGATCCGTGATCTGCGAAAGGCGCTCGACAAGATCGGCGAGCGCGCCGGCTTCCCCGCCGGCCACGTTCGGCTCCACATGCTGAGGCACACCTACACGGCCGCTCGGATCCAGACGCTGGATCGCGGGGCGCCGGTCTCCCTCTACACCGTCGCTCGCGAGCTCGGCCACTCCTCCCAGAGCATGATCGAGGAGCGGTACGGCCACCTGCACGGGAGAGCCGTCGACGGTGGATCCGCGGAGGTAGAATTCCGAATCGAGCACCACCGGGAGAGCGCGGACGCCACCCTCGAGGAGGCTACAGTGGGGGCCCGGTAA
- a CDS encoding tetratricopeptide repeat protein, with amino-acid sequence MNVRRAVTSLFGIALIVAGCASGGGANEQGFETISQPVEGDDLPAWVLELPEGDPPRDNEQTGLTALYLLQASQASEEPREQELYQSALEAAQAGIQLDPTNAQSYFQAGEAYLGLGNYSMAGEMFERAEAIFPRFVVETDYIRELSWIEAFNEGVEIVLAGTGDAAPAFERAHSIYQGRPEAMIQLGGIYADRDRTGDAIDLFLQAVEVVEGPRADRIEDAELRAEWELAREVALLNAGQLLFQEQRYAEAAEVFEDVREILPDDLSVISNLAASLVLAGETARAQAIYDELLQRPDLSARDLVNIGTGLSEGGNEVQAARAFARAHEMIPEARDPLYNYAQSLYFAADAADSTAAPGLWGESFDVGQDLLEVDTHSSNAYRMVITALARLGRDREVDPYLESFNALPFEITGIGMGQLPDGWAVAGRVTTLAGGSPGTDVNMEMHFYGLDGSLAGSESFEVTLPAIGESVQFQVDLVTDADVGGYRYEVP; translated from the coding sequence ATGAACGTCCGGCGTGCAGTCACGAGCCTCTTTGGCATTGCTCTCATCGTTGCGGGTTGTGCCAGTGGCGGAGGGGCCAACGAGCAGGGGTTCGAAACGATCTCGCAGCCGGTCGAGGGCGACGACCTTCCGGCATGGGTACTCGAGCTCCCGGAGGGTGACCCGCCCCGCGACAACGAGCAGACTGGGTTGACCGCCCTCTACTTGCTGCAGGCTTCTCAGGCATCCGAGGAGCCGCGGGAGCAGGAGCTTTACCAGTCGGCGTTGGAAGCCGCCCAGGCGGGAATCCAGCTCGACCCCACAAACGCCCAGTCGTATTTCCAGGCGGGCGAAGCCTATCTGGGGCTTGGGAACTACTCGATGGCCGGAGAGATGTTCGAGCGTGCGGAAGCCATCTTCCCGCGTTTTGTGGTGGAGACGGACTACATCCGCGAGCTGTCCTGGATCGAAGCCTTCAACGAAGGCGTGGAAATCGTCCTCGCCGGGACGGGCGATGCGGCCCCGGCGTTCGAGCGCGCCCATTCCATCTACCAGGGCCGCCCCGAGGCGATGATTCAGCTCGGGGGCATTTACGCGGACCGAGACCGCACCGGTGACGCGATCGACCTCTTCCTCCAGGCCGTCGAGGTGGTCGAAGGACCGCGGGCCGATCGCATCGAGGACGCGGAGCTTCGCGCAGAGTGGGAATTGGCTCGAGAGGTCGCCCTGCTCAATGCCGGGCAACTTCTCTTCCAGGAGCAGCGTTATGCGGAGGCCGCCGAGGTGTTCGAGGATGTGCGCGAGATCCTTCCCGACGACCTGAGCGTCATCAGCAATCTTGCGGCCTCCCTCGTCCTCGCCGGTGAGACCGCCCGAGCCCAGGCGATTTACGACGAGTTGCTCCAGCGCCCGGACCTCAGTGCCCGCGACCTGGTCAACATTGGCACGGGGCTCTCGGAAGGGGGAAACGAGGTGCAGGCAGCCAGGGCTTTCGCGCGTGCGCATGAGATGATCCCGGAGGCCCGGGACCCGCTCTACAACTACGCTCAGTCACTTTATTTCGCGGCGGACGCGGCCGACTCGACCGCCGCCCCGGGCCTCTGGGGCGAGTCGTTCGACGTGGGGCAGGATCTCCTCGAGGTGGACACCCACAGCAGCAACGCTTATCGCATGGTGATCACCGCTCTCGCGCGCCTGGGCCGGGATCGCGAGGTCGATCCATACCTGGAAAGCTTTAACGCGCTCCCCTTCGAGATCACCGGGATCGGGATGGGTCAGCTTCCGGACGGGTGGGCTGTGGCCGGGAGGGTCACGACTCTGGCCGGCGGAAGTCCGGGGACGGACGTGAATATGGAAATGCACTTCTATGGGCTGGACGGGAGCCTCGCCGGATCGGAAAGCTTCGAAGTCACGCTCCCCGCGATCGGGGAGTCGGTCCAGTTCCAGGTGGATCTGGTCACGGACGCCGATGTCGGAGGCTATCGGTACGAAGTTCCATAA